From the Leptolyngbya sp. O-77 genome, one window contains:
- a CDS encoding DNA-methyltransferase, giving the protein MVVESRLLKNMGKVKDYFTSPDLMPLFLEADTYKLLQLFPDDCIDCIITSPPYWGHRAYANGGIGLEENWEDYITKLLLIFVEVKRILKPSGSFWLNIGDTYQNKSLIGIPWRIALQMTDQQGWIIRNSVVWNKVKGAPDNAKDKLRNVYEPFFHFVKTARYFYDVDAIRTKPRQSKVVNGSVVSATGVSGVRYRRQIELSTALNDSERINALKALDEVLEEVRAGKTSDFRMIIRGQQRTTHSDSEKVSGRARELAEKGFYFLKYHPNGSKPSDVWDILPEDTQRRKSHFAPYPEDLCKIPILATCPKSGIVLDPFMGTGTTSLVAYHLQRKSIGIDISGDYINIAYERCGLTND; this is encoded by the coding sequence ATGGTTGTGGAAAGTAGACTTCTAAAAAATATGGGTAAGGTTAAGGATTATTTCACTTCACCAGACCTTATGCCTTTGTTCTTAGAAGCCGACACATATAAGCTTTTACAACTATTTCCCGATGATTGCATCGACTGTATAATAACTTCCCCACCATATTGGGGGCATAGAGCCTATGCAAATGGAGGGATTGGGCTAGAGGAGAACTGGGAGGATTACATTACCAAATTACTTTTAATCTTCGTTGAGGTAAAAAGAATTCTCAAGCCTAGCGGTTCTTTTTGGCTCAATATCGGTGATACCTATCAGAATAAATCTTTGATTGGTATACCTTGGCGGATTGCACTTCAGATGACTGATCAGCAAGGTTGGATTATTCGTAACAGTGTTGTCTGGAATAAAGTCAAGGGCGCACCTGACAATGCAAAAGATAAACTCCGAAACGTATATGAACCTTTCTTTCACTTTGTTAAGACAGCTCGTTATTTCTATGATGTCGATGCAATTCGCACCAAGCCAAGGCAATCTAAAGTTGTTAATGGCTCTGTAGTTTCTGCTACAGGTGTTTCTGGTGTACGTTATCGGCGGCAAATTGAATTATCCACAGCACTTAATGATTCTGAACGAATAAATGCGCTCAAAGCTCTTGATGAAGTTTTAGAAGAGGTAAGAGCAGGTAAAACATCTGATTTTCGGATGATTATTCGTGGTCAGCAACGAACAACACATTCAGATTCAGAAAAAGTTTCTGGGCGTGCCCGTGAACTCGCTGAAAAGGGTTTTTATTTTCTTAAATACCATCCAAATGGTAGTAAACCGAGTGATGTTTGGGACATCTTACCTGAGGATACGCAAAGGCGAAAATCTCACTTTGCTCCTTATCCTGAAGATTTATGTAAGATTCCGATTCTTGCTACCTGTCCTAAATCTGGCATTGTACTAGATCCATTTATGGGAACAGGTACAACAAGCTTAGTTGCATATCATTTACAACGAAAATCGATTGGAATAGATATTTCTGGTGATTATATTAATATTGCTTATGAAAGGTGTGGGTTAACCAATGACTAA
- a CDS encoding DUF4330 domain-containing protein, with protein sequence MAILDSKGRLFGKVNILDLGAALVMLLVTVAVFLVPGTSGSSVAQLGVQTKPVQVDTIVRGLTVSDPAALVQSLQESKKVNVIIRNQPYGELDVVGVKQLPRSVAVPQPDGTVISLPDPRPELDFTLDMMITLAGDAQMTDDGPVLGNNKVKVGTPLELEGQTFRFNAPVVGVRIQE encoded by the coding sequence ATGGCTATTCTGGACTCAAAGGGACGGTTGTTTGGCAAGGTCAATATCCTCGATTTGGGCGCGGCGCTGGTGATGCTGCTGGTAACGGTGGCAGTTTTTCTAGTGCCAGGAACGTCGGGTTCCTCGGTGGCGCAGCTTGGCGTACAGACCAAGCCCGTGCAGGTCGATACCATTGTGCGTGGGCTAACGGTCAGCGATCCAGCGGCGCTGGTGCAATCCTTGCAAGAGAGCAAAAAGGTCAATGTGATCATCCGTAACCAGCCCTATGGCGAACTGGACGTGGTGGGCGTAAAGCAGCTTCCCCGCTCGGTGGCGGTTCCCCAGCCCGATGGCACGGTGATTTCGCTGCCCGACCCGCGTCCAGAGTTGGACTTCACCCTGGACATGATGATTACCCTAGCCGGAGATGCCCAAATGACGGACGATGGGCCGGTGCTGGGCAACAACAAGGTGAAAGTAGGCACGCCGCTGGAACTGGAGGGACAAACCTTCCGATTCAATGCGCCGGTGGTCGGTGTGCGAATTCAGGAATAA
- a CDS encoding glycosyltransferase family 2 protein, with amino-acid sequence MFFSVVIPTYNRKPILEKCLRSLEQQVIPPNSPIEGYEVVVVDDGSTDETVGWLRANAASLPHVRLFLQDHQGPAAARNLGVEKATGDTIIFIDSDLVVTEVFLQAHAAALAEGAKRLGSDRLFTYGRVINTCNFDDPTAEPFKVTDFSAAYFATGNVAIARHWLEQAGLFDTRFQLYGWEDLELGVRLKNLGLTLVKCPEAVGYHWHPPFALSQIPNLIDKEIQRGRMGVLFYQKHPTWDVRLMIQMTWLHRVLWGVLSLGGRLNERTLAPLLQWLIDQGKPQLALEIARVFLNWYNVQGVYAAYDEFLASKA; translated from the coding sequence GTGTTCTTTAGCGTTGTTATTCCGACTTACAACCGCAAGCCGATTCTGGAAAAATGCCTGCGATCGCTCGAACAGCAGGTCATTCCGCCCAATAGCCCCATCGAAGGCTATGAAGTCGTTGTCGTAGATGACGGCTCGACAGATGAAACCGTCGGCTGGCTCCGGGCAAACGCCGCATCCCTGCCACACGTCCGCCTGTTTCTGCAAGATCACCAGGGGCCGGCCGCGGCTCGGAACCTGGGCGTAGAAAAAGCGACAGGCGACACGATTATCTTTATCGACAGCGATCTGGTGGTGACGGAGGTCTTCTTGCAGGCCCACGCGGCGGCGCTGGCGGAAGGCGCAAAGCGGCTGGGGAGCGATCGCCTCTTTACCTACGGCCGCGTGATCAACACCTGCAATTTCGACGACCCGACGGCTGAACCATTTAAGGTGACGGATTTTTCGGCGGCGTACTTTGCCACTGGAAACGTGGCGATCGCCCGTCACTGGCTGGAGCAGGCGGGGCTGTTTGACACGCGCTTTCAGCTCTACGGCTGGGAAGATCTAGAACTGGGCGTTCGCCTGAAAAACCTGGGTCTAACCCTGGTAAAATGCCCCGAAGCCGTCGGCTATCACTGGCATCCGCCCTTCGCCCTCAGCCAAATTCCCAACCTGATTGACAAAGAAATTCAGCGCGGCCGCATGGGCGTGTTGTTCTACCAAAAGCACCCCACCTGGGACGTGCGCCTGATGATCCAGATGACCTGGCTACACCGCGTTCTGTGGGGCGTGCTGTCTCTCGGCGGCCGGCTCAACGAGCGCACCCTCGCGCCGCTGCTGCAATGGCTGATTGACCAGGGCAAACCGCAGCTTGCGCTAGAAATTGCCCGCGTTTTCCTCAACTGGTATAACGTCCAGGGTGTTTATGCCGCCTACGACGAGTTCCTCGCTTCTAAAGCCTAA
- a CDS encoding ExbD/TolR family protein: MRLPSEPDPPPSINIVPMIDVIFAILTFFVLSTLFLTRSEGLPVNLPGAATADLQPQEQTVVTIDASGNLSLNRQPITLDALDAAVRQQTDGGNSPLVVINADKAVPHGQVVAVMDRLRAIPNVRLAIATERP; this comes from the coding sequence ATGCGCCTACCCAGTGAGCCAGATCCGCCGCCGTCGATCAACATTGTGCCGATGATTGACGTGATTTTTGCGATTCTCACCTTCTTTGTCCTGTCTACGCTGTTTCTGACGCGCTCCGAGGGGTTGCCTGTGAACTTGCCAGGGGCGGCGACGGCAGATCTGCAACCCCAGGAGCAAACCGTCGTCACGATTGACGCTAGCGGGAACCTGTCGCTAAACCGACAGCCGATCACGCTAGACGCGCTGGATGCGGCGGTGCGCCAGCAGACGGACGGGGGCAATTCGCCGCTGGTGGTGATTAATGCCGACAAGGCCGTGCCCCACGGTCAGGTGGTGGCGGTGATGGATCGGCTGCGGGCGATTCCGAATGTGCGGCTGGCGATCGCCACGGAGCGGCCCTAA
- a CDS encoding MotA/TolQ/ExbB proton channel family protein, whose translation MSIPSLFATGGLVMVPLLGLSILAMALVLERLVFWWQLTRQQDRVIQDTLALYRRSPRAAFQKLEQHANLPMARIFLAALELEQATPDEFRLALESAAQAELPLLRRFNTVFDTVISVAPLLGLLGTILGLIQSFSSLRLGDLGGTQTAGVTAGISEALISTAAGLIVAIITLLFANTFRGLYQRQVALIQEYGGQLELLHRRRQEYRSPPYAPTQ comes from the coding sequence ATGTCAATTCCTAGTCTATTTGCCACAGGCGGACTGGTGATGGTGCCGCTGCTGGGGCTATCGATCTTGGCGATGGCGCTAGTGCTAGAGCGGCTCGTGTTCTGGTGGCAGTTGACCCGCCAGCAGGATCGCGTCATCCAGGACACGCTGGCCCTCTATCGCCGCAGCCCCCGCGCCGCGTTTCAAAAGCTAGAGCAGCACGCCAACTTGCCTATGGCTCGCATTTTCCTGGCGGCGCTGGAGCTAGAGCAGGCCACGCCAGACGAGTTTCGACTGGCGCTGGAGAGCGCGGCCCAGGCAGAACTGCCCTTGCTACGACGGTTCAACACCGTCTTCGATACAGTGATCAGCGTTGCGCCGCTGCTGGGGCTATTGGGCACGATTCTGGGGTTGATCCAGTCCTTTAGCTCGCTGCGACTGGGCGATCTCGGCGGTACGCAGACCGCAGGGGTGACAGCGGGCATCAGCGAGGCGCTTATTTCCACCGCTGCTGGGCTGATTGTGGCAATTATCACGCTCCTGTTTGCCAACACGTTTCGCGGCCTATATCAGCGGCAGGTGGCGCTGATTCAGGAATACGGGGGCCAGTTGGAACTGCTGCACCGCCGCCGTCAGGAATATCGGAGTCCTCCCTATGCGCCTACCCAGTGA
- a CDS encoding DUF2993 domain-containing protein produces the protein MFGGFTGFTRPLNTDMGEQVLNAVANQSIRHLFTSSEAIDVQIRCFPSSKLLQGSIDSFKMQGRNLVIRRDFRVEEMSFTTDAVSIDPASALGGKLRLKQPTQAVAQVILTEDGINKAFDADLVRQHLVNVEMEALTNLSGGEPVSFRDIHITLMPENQVHVGAKVDLPNRKDLPISLRSTIAVEKRRQIRFQNAEFDPAGVPEEGRSLSKIVSLAFAEVLDGMVDLDRFDLDGVMVRINRLETHGKKLVFTGYAQIDHFPGSG, from the coding sequence ATGTTTGGCGGTTTTACTGGTTTCACACGCCCACTCAATACGGATATGGGTGAGCAGGTGCTGAATGCGGTTGCAAACCAGTCCATCCGCCACCTGTTCACGAGCAGCGAAGCCATCGATGTGCAGATCCGCTGCTTTCCCTCCAGCAAGTTGTTGCAGGGCAGTATTGACAGCTTCAAGATGCAGGGCCGTAACCTGGTGATTCGGCGGGATTTCCGGGTCGAAGAAATGTCGTTTACCACCGATGCGGTGTCGATTGACCCGGCCTCGGCGCTGGGTGGGAAGCTCCGCCTTAAGCAGCCGACACAGGCCGTGGCGCAGGTGATTCTGACAGAGGACGGGATTAATAAAGCGTTTGACGCTGATTTGGTGCGCCAGCATTTGGTGAATGTGGAGATGGAGGCGCTGACAAATCTATCGGGCGGCGAACCTGTGTCTTTTCGGGATATCCATATTACCTTGATGCCTGAAAACCAGGTACATGTTGGCGCAAAGGTTGATTTGCCAAACCGGAAGGATCTGCCGATTAGCCTGCGGTCTACGATCGCCGTTGAAAAGCGCCGACAGATCCGCTTTCAAAATGCCGAGTTTGACCCAGCAGGGGTGCCTGAGGAGGGGCGATCGCTCTCTAAAATCGTCAGCCTTGCCTTTGCCGAGGTGCTAGACGGCATGGTGGATCTGGATCGGTTTGATCTGGACGGCGTGATGGTGCGGATTAACCGCCTGGAAACTCACGGCAAAAAACTGGTCTTTACCGGGTATGCTCAAATAGATCACTTTCCCGGTTCTGGGTAA
- a CDS encoding NAD(+) kinase — protein sequence MPNHQNRTLSVPKIGIIYNDIKPVACRIAEELSEKIAGYGWEVHLATGMGGILGYSKPNRPMCHTPIASLAPTGFDEDMALAVVLGGDGTVLAAFRQVAPHGIPLLAINTGHMGFLTETYLNQLPQAIEAILARDYDIEERLMLTVQLFQKDVLAWEALCLNEMVLHREPLTSMCHFEVEVGRHAPVDIAADGIILSTPTGSTAYALSAGGPVITPDVAVMQLVPICPHSLASRALVFSATEPVTIYAANPDRLVMVVDGNAGCYVCPEDRVRVQRSPYPAKFVRLKPPEFFHVLREKLGWGLPHVAKPTSVELP from the coding sequence TTGCCCAACCACCAGAACCGGACGCTGAGTGTGCCCAAAATCGGGATTATCTACAACGACATCAAACCTGTGGCCTGCCGCATTGCGGAGGAACTGAGCGAGAAAATTGCAGGCTATGGCTGGGAGGTACACCTGGCAACCGGAATGGGCGGCATCCTGGGATATTCCAAGCCAAACCGGCCCATGTGTCATACGCCGATCGCCAGTCTGGCTCCCACCGGGTTTGACGAAGACATGGCGCTGGCGGTGGTGCTGGGCGGAGATGGCACAGTGCTGGCGGCCTTCCGGCAGGTGGCTCCCCACGGCATCCCGCTGCTGGCCATCAACACAGGACACATGGGCTTTTTGACCGAAACCTATTTGAACCAGCTTCCTCAGGCAATTGAGGCAATTTTGGCGCGGGACTACGATATCGAAGAGCGCCTGATGCTCACGGTTCAGTTGTTTCAAAAGGACGTGCTGGCCTGGGAGGCGCTCTGCCTGAACGAGATGGTGCTGCATCGAGAGCCGCTGACCAGCATGTGCCACTTCGAGGTGGAAGTGGGCCGCCACGCGCCCGTCGATATCGCCGCCGACGGCATTATTCTCTCGACCCCCACGGGGTCCACCGCCTACGCGCTGTCGGCAGGCGGCCCGGTGATCACGCCCGACGTAGCCGTGATGCAGTTGGTGCCGATCTGCCCGCATTCGCTGGCCTCTCGCGCCCTGGTTTTTTCTGCCACAGAACCCGTTACAATCTACGCAGCCAATCCTGATCGCCTGGTGATGGTCGTGGACGGCAACGCAGGCTGCTACGTGTGTCCTGAAGACCGGGTGCGCGTGCAGCGATCGCCCTATCCTGCCAAGTTTGTGCGGCTAAAGCCCCCCGAATTTTTCCACGTTCTCCGCGAAAAGCTTGGCTGGGGACTGCCCCACGTTGCCAAGCCCACCTCCGTCGAATTGCCTTAA
- a CDS encoding DUF565 domain-containing protein: MQDTRLTRLLNGTLGQFDQWLLNPWRRISLVVMSLLLGNFLAGAVSTTAGATSEWDILASVVVVAVTEAISWFVYWRRRSQLVNGRPRPSIVSEMLNAMKMGLTYGLFLEAFKLGS; the protein is encoded by the coding sequence ATGCAGGACACTCGCCTAACTCGCCTCCTCAACGGTACGCTGGGCCAGTTTGACCAATGGCTGCTCAATCCCTGGCGGCGGATTTCGCTGGTGGTGATGAGTCTGCTGCTGGGAAATTTTCTGGCGGGGGCAGTTTCTACGACTGCGGGGGCGACATCCGAGTGGGACATTTTGGCCTCAGTAGTGGTGGTCGCCGTAACCGAGGCGATTAGCTGGTTTGTCTATTGGCGGCGGCGATCGCAGCTTGTCAACGGCCGCCCCCGCCCGTCCATCGTGTCAGAGATGCTCAACGCCATGAAAATGGGGCTGACCTACGGACTGTTTTTGGAAGCCTTCAAGCTGGGAAGCTGA
- a CDS encoding glycerate kinase, with amino-acid sequence MATQNAPFQNLLARLADEPFHRRGSDPSAAVSLLRADWLARGWRPEQFGLADAQLDDWMITQAEQFQQAYRAIAPLCQDELGWDAVPLDLLWGLWLPLAEWLKQRWRLHSRPLIQAILGGQGTGKSTLARLLRGIWAADGLRVVCLSIDDLYKTWGDRQRLQQADPRLRWRGPPGTHDVDLGIQTLQALRQGNSPVLLPRFDKSLHQGQGDRIAPEPVSGADLVLFEGWFVGLRPIDSAAFDDAPPPLLTAADRAFARDCNTRLADYLPLWNLLHGLIVLRPEDYRLSQQWRKQAEHRMTAAGRPGMSDAEIDQFVEYFWRSLHPALFYPPLLRDSEQVDWVVEVRADRQVDRVWKGRGNDGTA; translated from the coding sequence GTGGCAACTCAGAACGCTCCATTCCAGAATCTTCTGGCGCGACTCGCTGACGAACCGTTTCATCGGCGGGGTTCCGATCCGTCCGCAGCGGTTTCGTTGCTGAGGGCAGATTGGCTGGCACGGGGCTGGCGACCTGAGCAGTTTGGGCTTGCCGATGCCCAGCTAGACGACTGGATGATCACCCAAGCCGAACAATTTCAACAGGCTTATCGGGCAATCGCCCCCCTTTGCCAGGATGAACTCGGCTGGGACGCAGTGCCCCTAGATCTGCTGTGGGGTCTGTGGCTGCCGCTGGCAGAATGGCTTAAGCAGCGCTGGCGATTGCACTCGCGCCCTCTGATTCAGGCCATCTTGGGCGGGCAGGGCACGGGCAAATCAACCCTGGCGCGGCTGCTACGCGGCATTTGGGCGGCGGACGGGCTGCGGGTTGTTTGTTTATCGATTGATGACTTGTACAAAACCTGGGGCGATCGCCAGCGGTTGCAGCAGGCCGATCCGCGATTGCGCTGGCGTGGCCCCCCCGGCACTCACGATGTGGATCTGGGAATTCAGACGCTACAAGCCCTGCGGCAGGGCAACAGTCCTGTGCTGCTGCCCCGGTTCGACAAATCGCTGCACCAGGGCCAGGGCGATCGCATTGCGCCAGAGCCAGTTTCCGGTGCAGACTTGGTGCTGTTTGAAGGCTGGTTTGTCGGGCTGCGACCCATCGACTCAGCTGCCTTCGACGACGCGCCGCCGCCCCTTCTCACCGCCGCCGACCGAGCCTTTGCCCGCGACTGCAATACCCGCTTAGCAGACTATCTGCCCCTGTGGAACCTGCTGCACGGGCTGATCGTGCTGCGCCCCGAAGACTATCGCCTCAGCCAGCAGTGGCGCAAGCAAGCCGAACATCGCATGACTGCTGCTGGCCGCCCCGGCATGAGCGATGCCGAAATCGACCAGTTTGTGGAATATTTCTGGCGATCGCTCCATCCCGCGCTGTTTTACCCGCCGCTGCTGCGGGATTCTGAGCAAGTGGATTGGGTGGTGGAGGTGCGGGCAGATCGGCAAGTGGATCGCGTTTGGAAGGGCAGAGGGAATGACGGGACAGCATGA
- the secD gene encoding protein translocase subunit SecD produces the protein MGRQRSLLALILLLAIAAAVLLTQRPLNLGLDLRGGSQLTLQVSPTAEVPEITPEKMESVRAVVERRVNGLGVSEALVQTVGDTQLLVQLPGVSDPAQAERVLGDTAQLDFRQQRQGTEAQLRAEYEVLQGLLVKQANLEINNADPAELAENRAAIERSNQAIASLFDKVGLTGDMLRNAYAQPISGNAWEVGLEFNEEGGQKFAEMTKAVAGTGRSLGIFLDDDLLSAPTVDVKYAETGIVGGRASISGGFDAQRAGELALQLRSGALPVPVEIVENRTVGATLGRDSIQRSIYAAIAGLILVLIFMVVYYRLPGLLADIALLVYALLTLALFNLLNVTLTLPGIAGFILSIGMAVDANVLIFERTREELRSGKTLYRSVESGFYRAFSSILDSNVTTLIACAALFWLGVGLVKGFALTLAIGVVVSMFTALTCTRTLLLTALSVPSLRKPSYYSPGVSNSPSARPSST, from the coding sequence ATGGGCAGACAGCGTTCTCTCCTGGCGTTGATTTTACTGTTGGCGATCGCCGCGGCGGTTTTGCTAACCCAGCGACCGCTAAATTTGGGTCTGGATTTGCGGGGCGGGTCGCAGTTGACGCTCCAGGTCAGCCCCACCGCAGAGGTGCCCGAAATCACCCCAGAGAAGATGGAGAGCGTGCGGGCGGTGGTAGAACGCCGGGTCAACGGGCTGGGCGTATCGGAGGCGCTGGTGCAGACGGTGGGCGACACGCAACTTTTGGTGCAGCTTCCGGGCGTGAGCGATCCGGCCCAGGCAGAGCGAGTGTTGGGCGACACGGCCCAGCTCGATTTTCGCCAACAGCGCCAGGGCACAGAAGCCCAGCTTCGAGCAGAATACGAGGTGCTGCAAGGGCTGCTGGTAAAGCAGGCGAATCTGGAAATTAACAACGCAGACCCAGCAGAACTGGCCGAAAACCGAGCCGCCATCGAGCGCAGCAACCAGGCGATCGCCAGCTTGTTCGACAAAGTAGGGCTGACGGGCGACATGCTGCGAAACGCCTACGCCCAGCCCATCAGCGGCAACGCCTGGGAAGTGGGGCTGGAATTTAACGAGGAGGGCGGCCAGAAATTTGCCGAAATGACCAAAGCCGTAGCGGGCACAGGCCGCAGCCTGGGCATTTTCCTAGATGACGATCTGCTCAGCGCTCCTACCGTAGACGTGAAATATGCCGAAACGGGCATCGTCGGCGGTCGCGCCAGCATCAGCGGCGGCTTTGACGCACAGCGGGCCGGGGAACTGGCGCTGCAACTGCGGAGTGGGGCGCTGCCTGTGCCGGTGGAAATTGTCGAAAACCGCACCGTCGGCGCAACTCTGGGCCGCGACAGCATTCAGCGGAGTATCTATGCGGCGATCGCCGGCCTCATTCTCGTCCTCATCTTTATGGTGGTGTATTACCGCCTGCCGGGTCTGCTAGCTGATATTGCTTTGCTCGTCTACGCGCTGCTGACCCTGGCGCTGTTTAACCTGCTGAATGTAACGCTCACCCTACCGGGGATTGCCGGGTTTATCCTCAGCATCGGCATGGCAGTAGATGCTAACGTGCTGATCTTCGAGCGCACCCGCGAAGAATTGCGGTCTGGCAAAACCCTCTACCGCTCCGTAGAATCTGGCTTCTATCGTGCTTTTTCCAGCATTTTGGACAGCAACGTCACCACGCTAATTGCCTGTGCTGCCCTGTTCTGGCTGGGGGTAGGCCTGGTCAAAGGCTTCGCCCTAACGCTGGCCATTGGCGTGGTCGTCAGCATGTTTACCGCGCTGACCTGTACCCGCACGCTGCTGCTCACTGCGCTGTCGGTTCCCAGCCTGCGGAAGCCCAGCTACTATAGCCCCGGCGTTTCCAATTCCCCCTCGGCTCGGCCCTCTTCGACCTGA
- the secF gene encoding protein translocase subunit SecF, giving the protein MKLHVIKQRNLWWAISAAFILSGLAAMLISWQNFGAPLRPSLDFVGGSRLQLELACAREKTCEQPIDPATVRSVLAEQGLGNSSIQVLGTEQDALLIRTSTLNVEQRTELLQALEAKLGKFDPAATQIDTVGPTLGRQIFTSGLLALMAAFAGIMVYLSLRFQFDYALFAIVALLHDVLVTLGLFSILGLVSGLEVDSLFIVALLTIVGFSVNDTVVIYDRIRERIKDSPGRHINDIVDEAVNQTLTRSINTTLTTILSLVAIFLFGGETLKYFALALIVGFVAGAYSSIFIASTLLAFWRERTGRAIAQPEPVADGPLDITPSPEDA; this is encoded by the coding sequence ATGAAACTGCACGTCATCAAACAGCGCAACCTCTGGTGGGCGATCTCCGCTGCGTTCATCCTCAGTGGACTGGCAGCGATGTTGATCTCCTGGCAAAACTTTGGTGCGCCGCTGCGGCCCAGCCTTGACTTCGTAGGCGGCTCTCGGCTCCAGCTAGAGCTGGCCTGCGCCCGCGAAAAAACCTGTGAGCAGCCTATCGATCCGGCAACGGTGCGCTCTGTGCTGGCGGAGCAAGGTTTGGGAAATAGCAGCATCCAGGTATTAGGAACCGAGCAAGATGCACTGCTGATTCGCACTTCGACGCTGAATGTGGAACAGCGAACCGAACTCCTGCAAGCACTAGAGGCAAAGCTGGGCAAATTCGACCCTGCTGCAACCCAGATTGACACCGTGGGACCCACGCTCGGTCGGCAGATTTTCACATCGGGGCTACTGGCGCTAATGGCGGCCTTTGCAGGCATTATGGTCTACCTCAGCCTGCGGTTCCAGTTTGACTATGCTCTGTTTGCAATTGTGGCGCTGCTGCATGATGTATTGGTGACGCTGGGGCTGTTTTCGATCCTGGGACTGGTCTCTGGGCTGGAGGTGGATAGCCTGTTTATTGTGGCGCTACTGACGATTGTGGGCTTTTCGGTGAATGATACGGTGGTCATTTACGATCGCATCCGGGAGCGTATCAAGGACAGCCCTGGTCGCCATATCAACGATATTGTGGATGAAGCGGTCAACCAAACCCTGACCCGCTCGATCAATACGACGTTAACCACCATCTTGAGCTTAGTGGCAATCTTCCTGTTTGGTGGAGAAACGCTGAAATACTTTGCCCTGGCGCTGATTGTGGGATTTGTAGCAGGTGCTTATTCCAGTATTTTTATCGCCAGCACGCTGCTGGCCTTTTGGCGAGAGCGGACGGGACGGGCGATCGCCCAGCCAGAACCCGTTGCCGACGGCCCGCTAGACATTACTCCCAGCCCAGAAGATGCCTGA